One Yimella lutea DNA window includes the following coding sequences:
- a CDS encoding mycoredoxin, which translates to MNVSQILPRGVELPAAGTVTLFSTGWCGFCRRLKAGLDREGIGYTEIDIERSPAAAELVEVINHGNRTVPTVVFPDGDCETNPSPAQVRSRLGGN; encoded by the coding sequence ATGAACGTGAGCCAGATCCTTCCCCGCGGCGTCGAGTTGCCGGCCGCGGGCACCGTCACGCTGTTCTCCACCGGGTGGTGTGGCTTCTGCCGCCGGTTGAAGGCCGGCCTCGACCGCGAGGGCATCGGTTACACCGAGATCGACATCGAGCGCTCACCCGCCGCGGCCGAACTCGTCGAGGTGATCAACCACGGCAACCGCACTGTGCCGACCGTGGTCTTCCCGGACGGGGACTGCGAGACCAATCCCTCGCCGGCACAGGTGCGTTCACGTCTCGGTGGAAACTGA
- a CDS encoding M56 family metallopeptidase yields the protein MGRVFVVALILLAVLLAWPMPRLLPRLTALRSVPAAALLLWQSVSLAAVASGLLAAPLAVLLYARATSGHHDPDPGKHVTLLLAGLAVTGFLLARLLLQGHRIGTDLRRGRREHTELVDLIGIDDAALGENVRVLAHPTPTAYCVPGSSRRVVLTQGTLDALDADQLEAVLAHERSHLRQRHDLVLEFFTVLHTAVPVAVRSTAGLREVKLLIELLADRWAVGVTGKRPVATAMLALAGGQHPASALGATDDAVIRVEQLAYGTYRRRLAFGAVLTAMFVLQLPGLLTVATLVS from the coding sequence ATGGGACGCGTGTTCGTCGTGGCGTTGATCCTGCTGGCGGTGCTGCTGGCTTGGCCGATGCCCCGTCTTCTCCCCCGGCTCACCGCACTGCGTTCGGTGCCCGCGGCCGCCCTGCTGCTGTGGCAGAGCGTATCGCTCGCCGCCGTCGCCTCCGGACTGCTCGCAGCCCCGCTGGCCGTCCTTCTGTACGCCCGAGCGACCTCCGGACATCACGATCCCGACCCCGGCAAGCACGTGACACTCCTGCTGGCCGGTCTCGCGGTCACCGGCTTCCTGCTGGCTCGCCTGCTGCTGCAGGGCCACCGGATCGGCACGGACCTACGCCGCGGACGCCGTGAGCACACCGAACTGGTGGACCTCATCGGCATCGATGACGCGGCCCTCGGGGAGAACGTCCGGGTGTTGGCTCACCCGACACCGACGGCGTACTGCGTTCCCGGCTCCAGCCGGCGGGTGGTCCTGACCCAGGGAACGCTCGACGCTCTCGACGCGGATCAACTGGAAGCCGTTCTGGCACATGAGCGTTCGCATCTGCGACAGCGGCACGACCTCGTCCTGGAGTTCTTCACGGTGTTGCACACCGCCGTGCCCGTGGCGGTGCGCAGCACTGCCGGGCTGCGCGAGGTGAAGTTGCTGATCGAGTTACTCGCCGACCGCTGGGCCGTCGGTGTGACCGGCAAGCGGCCGGTTGCCACCGCGATGCTGGCGCTCGCCGGAGGACAACACCCGGCGTCGGCGCTGGGCGCGACGGACGATGCGGTGATCCGCGTCGAGCAGCTGGCGTACGGCACCTACCGGCGGCGACTGGCTTTCGGAGCGGTGTTGACCGCGATGTTCGTGCTGCAGCTGCCCGGGCTGCTCACCGTTGCGACTCTCGTCAGCTGA
- a CDS encoding BlaI/MecI/CopY family transcriptional regulator, which yields MNRDNVSANGLGDLERAIMECLWATETPLIVREIAERLEQTDGRKRAYTTVMTVADRLAKKGLTERVRDGRAWRYSAASSREELTAQALRETLADWAGPAESDAVLHFLQDMSDRDLARVRKALEAL from the coding sequence ATGAATCGTGACAACGTCAGCGCCAACGGCCTCGGCGACCTCGAACGCGCGATCATGGAGTGCCTGTGGGCCACCGAGACTCCACTCATCGTGCGTGAGATCGCCGAACGCCTCGAACAGACCGACGGCAGGAAGCGCGCCTACACGACGGTGATGACGGTTGCCGACCGCCTGGCCAAGAAGGGCCTGACCGAGCGCGTCCGGGACGGTCGTGCCTGGCGCTACAGCGCGGCGTCCAGCCGTGAGGAGCTCACCGCCCAGGCGTTGCGCGAAACGCTCGCCGACTGGGCCGGCCCGGCCGAGTCGGACGCCGTGCTGCACTTCCTGCAGGACATGTCCGACCGCGATCTCGCCCGCGTCCGCAAGGCGCTGGAGGCGCTCTGA
- a CDS encoding UDP-N-acetylmuramoyl-L-alanyl-D-glutamate--2,6-diaminopimelate ligase: protein MRLNSAAIATVLSTEVPVEGDFTAVTNASNQVQPGGVFVAIKGFTSDGAKYAPDAICRGARLVVAQEPIDGVPTAVVPDARVALAQLACAFAGDPSHELTVYGVTGTNGKTTSSYVLHGILSAAYGEDATGLLTTAEIVVGRHREPAVRTTGEAPVVQGNLRRMLDGGAKHVVLETSSHGLALHRVLGTRYAAALFTNLTRDHLDFHPDMEDYYRTKRRLFERTDGPKLVNADDEYGRRIAGEVDGTLTYGASADADYRISDVRLEGAGTAFTLKTPAGQSLSFRTPLLGDYNVHNVAGASALLLEMGMDADTLVAAAQTIPQVPGRFERVPAAADRGFEVIVDYAHTDDALRALLEVAREVTSTRGDDARLIVVYGAAGERDPAKRAPMGTVASRLGDINIITTDDAYSEDPQAIADEVMSGADSSNTAVVLERREAIRQALDEARPGDVVVVAGKGHERVQHLPTGDIDFHDPTVVTELLADR, encoded by the coding sequence GTGAGGCTGAACTCCGCTGCAATTGCAACCGTTCTGAGCACCGAGGTGCCGGTCGAGGGCGACTTCACTGCCGTGACCAATGCATCGAACCAGGTGCAGCCCGGCGGGGTTTTCGTCGCGATCAAGGGGTTCACCAGCGACGGTGCCAAGTACGCGCCGGACGCGATCTGCCGCGGCGCACGACTGGTCGTGGCGCAGGAACCGATCGACGGCGTGCCGACGGCTGTTGTGCCGGACGCCCGGGTGGCCCTGGCACAGTTGGCGTGTGCGTTCGCCGGGGATCCGTCACATGAACTGACCGTCTACGGCGTCACCGGAACGAACGGCAAGACGACGAGTTCGTATGTGCTGCACGGGATTCTGTCGGCCGCGTACGGCGAGGACGCGACTGGCCTGCTCACTACTGCCGAGATCGTGGTCGGCAGACACCGCGAACCGGCGGTGCGGACGACGGGCGAGGCACCTGTCGTCCAGGGCAACCTGCGTCGCATGCTCGACGGCGGTGCGAAGCATGTCGTGCTGGAGACCAGTTCGCACGGTCTCGCGCTGCACCGAGTGCTCGGCACCCGTTACGCGGCAGCCCTTTTCACCAATCTCACGCGGGATCACCTCGACTTTCATCCCGATATGGAGGACTACTACCGCACCAAGCGCAGGCTGTTCGAGCGCACCGACGGACCCAAGCTGGTCAATGCCGACGACGAGTACGGTCGCCGCATCGCGGGCGAGGTAGACGGCACGCTCACGTACGGCGCTTCCGCGGACGCCGATTACCGCATTTCGGACGTGCGGCTTGAGGGGGCCGGGACGGCGTTCACGCTGAAAACCCCCGCCGGGCAGTCACTCTCGTTCCGTACTCCGCTGCTGGGTGACTACAACGTGCACAATGTCGCGGGCGCGTCGGCGTTGCTGCTGGAGATGGGCATGGACGCCGACACGCTCGTCGCGGCGGCGCAGACCATCCCGCAGGTGCCCGGCCGGTTCGAGCGGGTCCCGGCCGCTGCGGATCGCGGGTTCGAGGTGATCGTCGACTACGCCCACACCGACGATGCACTCCGCGCCCTGCTCGAGGTGGCCCGTGAGGTGACCTCGACGCGAGGTGATGATGCCCGGCTGATCGTGGTGTACGGCGCTGCAGGAGAACGGGATCCGGCCAAGCGCGCACCGATGGGGACGGTGGCCTCCCGACTGGGCGACATCAACATCATCACCACCGACGACGCGTACTCCGAGGACCCGCAGGCCATCGCCGACGAGGTGATGAGCGGTGCCGACAGTTCGAACACGGCGGTCGTGCTCGAACGCCGCGAAGCTATCCGTCAAGCCCTGGACGAGGCGCGTCCGGGCGACGTCGTGGTGGTCGCCGGCAAGGGTCACGAACGCGTCCAGCACCTGCCCACGGGTGACATCGACTTCCACGACCCGACCGTCGTCACCGAGCTGCTCGCCGACCGTTGA
- a CDS encoding metallophosphoesterase family protein, producing MLADTHAPRFWKTVPPALLPLLEQADLVLHAGDVCVPSVLDELAAYAPVRVVLGNNDGPDVAAWNAGVPETLEWEIDGLRVAMIHNSGARQGRGRRMRRRFPDAELVVYGHSHIPMDVVDDGCHLFNPGSPTDKRRQPRPTAGMLEIEAGALARHDLITL from the coding sequence GTGCTGGCCGACACGCATGCGCCTCGCTTCTGGAAGACGGTGCCGCCGGCGCTCCTTCCGCTGCTCGAGCAGGCCGACCTGGTCCTGCATGCCGGTGACGTGTGCGTCCCGTCGGTGCTCGACGAACTGGCTGCCTACGCGCCGGTGCGAGTGGTACTCGGCAACAACGACGGGCCGGACGTGGCGGCGTGGAACGCCGGGGTGCCAGAGACGCTGGAGTGGGAGATCGACGGTCTGCGGGTGGCGATGATCCACAACTCCGGTGCGCGCCAGGGTCGTGGCCGCCGGATGCGGCGTCGTTTCCCGGACGCGGAGCTGGTCGTCTACGGGCATTCGCACATCCCGATGGACGTGGTCGACGACGGGTGTCATCTGTTCAATCCCGGATCGCCGACCGACAAACGCCGGCAGCCGCGTCCGACTGCCGGGATGCTGGAGATCGAGGCCGGCGCACTGGCGCGCCACGACCTGATCACCCTCTGA